The Dioscorea cayenensis subsp. rotundata cultivar TDr96_F1 chromosome 8, TDr96_F1_v2_PseudoChromosome.rev07_lg8_w22 25.fasta, whole genome shotgun sequence genome segment TGGTCCAGATCCAAGTGAAACCCTCACAGACTCACAGTTGAAGCTTGAGCCAGAGAAATGAGAACAACTACTCTGTTTGTCTTTTTTCTAAAGTTAAAGCCAAACTTTAGAACCGGGGTCAACCCGGTTCTGGTCAAACCAGGCGGTTCATCGAGTTTGACCGGGTTGACTCCCAGTCAACCAGTTCTAGAGAACCGGACCGGACTGCCGACCGGTTCCCGATTCTGCCGGTCCAACCGGCCGAGCCGGTCTGGTTCTGAAAACATTGCATATAACGTGTTTCAAATGGAGCCACACGTATTTAGGGGACTTGCGTCATTACTTGAGTCACGCAGCCTACTACACAGTAGCCGAACTGTATTTGTTGAGGAACAACTGGCAATTTTCATGACTGTTGTGGGACATACAGCACCAAATAGAGTAGCATGCGAGCAGTTCTAGCATAGCTCTAAGACCATCAGCCGTTATTTCCACATGGTACTTTGTGCTATTAACAGTTTGGCCAATGAGATGATCCAACTGCCTGGTGGAGATGAACCGGCTCATCCACGGGTCCTCAATACCCCGTTTATGGTAACAAGAATGTGTGttgtatatttaaatttgtgtgTCACCACTTAAGCAAATTTAAATGCTTGCAGGACGCTCTTGGAGCAATAGATGGAACCCATGTGCCGGTTATTATtcccaaagaaatacaagagaGATTTCGTAATAGGCACGGATGGATTAGTCAAAATGCAATGGTTGTTGTGTCCTTCGATATGCACTTCcagttcctttgtgcaaattgGGAGGGATCGACAACAGACATGAGAGTAATGCAGTCTTGCTTGGACGATAGAAGTTTCTCAATCCCGGAAGgtaatgtcatggatgaatctGTCATACATAATACATTTGTAGGTAGTGAACCGTGCCAAAATCAAAACTTGCATGTGCCTTGTAGGGAAGTTTTATCTTGTTGATGTGGGCTACGCCAACACCACAGACCTTTTTGCACCATACAGGAGAGAGAGATACCACCTAGCTCAGTTTATTGGTGGCTGGACACAATATCGTAATATGAAGGATAAATTTAACCATAGTCATGCTCATCTAAGGAATGTTGTCGAGAGGGCTTTTGGTCTTCTTAAGCGTCGTTTCAAGATCTTGCGTGTTTCGGCACCTTTCTCAGTAGAAACGCAGCGTGACATTGTCATCACATGCACTGTAATCCACAATTATTTATGCAAGCACACCATCTGCAATCCCAACCTGGAGCAAGATTAGAACCGTCATGTCAATGAAGATAGCTATCTAGACGTGGAATGGCCACATCAGAGCAGTGATGGTGGACGTGGCACAGGTCAGTCCGTTCGAGATAGTATAGCTCGACAATTGTGGTTATCCTAATATGTCGTgtattctatattttaaaagttttcattATTAAGAAAGtgcaaaaatttgtttttaaattttcgatatttattttttttgaaattaataattattaatgaagGTAATAactaatttgcattttttttaattattatattaaacacATGATAGATATTATCCCAAGAGAAGTGAGGGTATtaaagtcaatttttttttatacaatatcaTTACTTTTCTAGTAAAAAAGGATAAGGAGATAAGCAAGTATTTGTTTTGTTCTCTCCAAAacatatttgcaaaattttgaaatctaaTCCCATGAATGGATATCCCATGTTGGGATATCCCCCAACTAAAAAGGATGAGTTTGGGGGAGACAAAATACCGGCTATTCTTTGGGGTTTCAtcgcttatttatttattgaaattttatagactaaaaaaattttatattttagtatgaaaaatataaaacgtgagcttattaaaatattaaatttgagaaATAAGTGATGAAGTTTACTtgaatttcataataaatattaagtataaTTCCTTTAACAGTTTCTCTGCTTTTTCAAATTTGCCTTAAGTCTCCCTATgttaaattgtaaattttttagttttttttactattttaatttaattgtgtcaGTCCTCCTAAACCTTAAACTTTTGAGCGACACTATTTTTATCGAATAGATTTACTAAATAGAtttcccgaatgacgtggatgcccaacttgtcatccacatcctcatccatatcattattttttttatataaacttcgaATTTGaaccttaaaaatttttaaatttttaaaattttaaaaaattataaaactatatctaaaattataaacccaaatactacaaaatctataccctaaaaatctaaaaatttaaacctgaataataaatactaaaccctaaaccttaaatcctatgccctaaaccctaaacaagacATCACAAACCCCCTGCGGGGTTTGTGATTTCCAGTTTAGAGTTTAGGGAGGGGTTTTCAGTTtatcatttacatgtttatattttacgattaaatgtttaaatttagaatttagataataaagagaaattaattttttcttaaaaaaaaaaaggtaaagaaaGAATGACATGGATGCTTAGATGCCAATTtgaaaatatcattactctaaATGTTTAAGGGGGGCTGATATGACTTACTTAAAAGTAATAAAGAGATTAAAATGCtacaatttaaagtaaaaaattaaaaagataaattttaaaaaaataaatagactaTTTAAGAAATTGTACCTAAATAATACGGATAAACATGTtcctatttaaaatttcatatttacatGTACGTCTATTAAACTTGATAATTATACTTACAACGTTATAAACTTGACATCCTTAACTTATAGAAGtccttatttatatttacaacCCTGTAAAGTTCATATATACCGAGGCACCACTATAAGTGTTCACTTTTGCTTATGAAACCCTATAATTGttcattttaattaacattTCTATGTACtcctccacacacacacacacacacatatatatatatatatatatatatatatatatatatatatatatatatataagaaaaaggtTTATGCGGATGCCTGCAAAAATGATTGAATGGTTCAGATCAGAATACTGTATATCCTGTTTTTTATTACCATACTAGTCATAAACACACTAATcactgttcatatatatatgaaaacagtTTAATTGAAATTCAACAGTCCACACGAACGTTCTTACTACTGTTTACCTATATCTAAAAGTCACAGGATTGAAATTCAACGATCCACATGAACATCCGTAAATTTTGAATATACAAACATTTTTAGAGTACGCAACCTCTCATTCTATATATATTCTAAGATACTTAAATAATTCTCTTTTAATCATATTTATCTATGTATATACCCTCATGCTTGTGGTGATATTTGGATTgtaattttttagaatttttgcataTTATCTTAATTTGGTATTTTGTTATGTacacaagtggtgaggagagcgtgtcaccaaaagacTGGCCTATAGGGTAGGGGTAGCCCCAACCCTATGACATGGTGGGCCAGGTACGCTTCACTCAATGACACTTCACTCAGACCCCAGTGCTAAGCCAGCCAGCCAGGTCAGAACCCTTCGTTGGTCATCCCCTCACCCAACCCACACACAACACACACGGTGGGATTCACAACTCCACAGACCGGCTTATAGGGTAGGGGTAGCCCCAACCCTATTGCATGGTGGGCCAGGTACGCTTCACTCAACGACACTTCACTCAAACCCCAGCGCTAAGCCAACCAGCCTGGTCAGAACCCTTCGTTGGTCAGCCCCTCACCCAACCCACACACAACACACACGGTGGGATCCACAACTCCACAGACCGCCCTATAGGGTGGGGATAGCCCCAATCCTATGGTCATAGATGGGACAGGTACGCTACACTCAACGACATTTCACTCAGACCCCAGCTCTAAGCCAGCCAGGTCAGAACCCTTCGTTGGTCAGCCCCTCACCCAGCCCAAACACAACACACAAGGTGGGATCCACAACTCCATAGGCCGTCCTAGTGGTAAAGGATGcccaccacttatatgcacataaagagtccatctcatagccgataTGGGACTAAAGGGTtcattacatatttatataacattgcgcatttttatttatgtttatttttggaatttctttATTAACCATCTAGCTTGATATTTTGTGAGAGTAATTAGATGCTGACAATTATAGAATGTAGTTTTATCAATCTTGATAAATCTAGCGttcttttagaattatttagttttttttttaaaaaatctaaataatgtGGTTGGacattgaaaaattataatggTATGCATACTTTTTAAGGTGACTtgtcatataattaaaaaaaaaaaaccacacacACTACTCCTTCCTTGAAGGTGGAGGTATATTCTCAACCacaaaataatttgttaatattctaaaaaaaaaaatacaaacatacaaacaaaaaaCTTGCATCTAAACACCGCAACAAAAGACACATGTAAAAAAAACTTCTGCCATACCCCGATCAATACACACCCCATGATTAGCTCCATAAATAAGAATCCCAATTATAgagaaattttttcaaatatatgcaTAATTTCAGGGTTTTATATGGGCATCTTTTTAAATCTCTACCATGACCAATGACATAATCACATAATTCGGAAGCAATATCAATTCAAATATTAGCtcacatgtaaaaaaaaagaaaaaaattcataatttcttttttaatttttatttgtctcattttagaaattttttttatctttttttataaaacattaaatattattttattaaatttattttttatatttaatttttaataaattatattcaagtacatatttttttaaaatattttaaataaaaataaattttaaaaattaatataatttttataaattttagattactaCCTAACTGTAATTCACCTTCCTAATCCATTAAAATAGGTAAAAGACCAGAGGAGTAATAGTTAGCTAACGGGTTCGGATCTCATTATATTATCGGGTTGGATCTTCAATCGTACGCCCGAATCCGCTCGGAATCCAAGCCCCGAACTAAAAATCCGATTAGACTCAAACCTTCACGTCCTCCCTATAAATATAGCATACCCTTCTCACGTTGCTTCTCTCTTCGAAGATCGAGGCAGCTGTGTTCCTCTTTTCGCAAACCCTAGCTAGGGTTTATCTCCGGCCATCGCCGCACTTCTCACGGTTTCCAGGCTTCTAGGGTTTGTTTCTTGAAGTCTTCCTGGTACCTTGGTCGGGATCCCTAGTTTGTCATGGATTCTGGTGCGGCAGCTCGTAAACGGGGGAGGCCGGACGCCGCCCTCAACGGGAACGGCGGTGCGAAGCGGCCGAAAGGTACGGGATGCCTTTGGGTTGCTgtgttttttggttttctttctttgtttcaatttttttctttttgggttgcTATGGTGGATCTTTAGGTTTTATGGATATGGGATGAGATCTTGTAGTGTTTGGATTTTTAGTAGCTTTGCATTGGTCTTGTTTGAGCTTGTGATCTGATGTTACTGTTAATTTTGTGATCTAATGTTaatgttaatattattttttttagagtcTGGTCGCTGGATCTGTTTATCTATGAATTGAATCTGAACAAACTGATAGTTTTAGTGTTTGATTCTGAACATATTTGTGTGGGCTATTGGACTAATGCTGTTTGCTGTGTTTggttttgttattcttttcttttgttgtgtttcAAGATACCATAAACAAGGGTAAAAAAATGCTTATGcgaatattaattatatttattgttggaGATTTGTGCTTGGATGTATAAATTGCttgcaaatattaattttttgtattgtaagtaatttttgtgaaaatgtatcaattgttttttttctgagtgctttgtttgtttgtggcTGTGAACTGTGTGATGCTGTCTTTGTAAGAGAAGGATTATTAAGGTTTGAAATTGACAGGTGGATGTGAAGAGCATAAAGTAGGAGTCTCTGCATTTATTTATACGTTTGGGctttaatgaattaattagtCATCATTTAGATTGTCTTTTGAAATAACTGAagtttatctttgttgtttttagtgAGTAATTTCCCTCTAGCCCTTCTTTTcccctctatttttctttacATAGAACGAATTTGCTTTGCTTTTAAAAAATGAACATGACAGGATTTTGAGTTAAATTTggacaataaatttgaaaatttcttaaatttaatCAACAAATTTTTTCATAGATAGTATACTTCTCATGGAGGTCATATTAAGTGTTTAGGTTTGAAAGAATATTAATATATGCTAGTATAATATCTGCAAAAGTTTGTTATCTGAATTATGATAAAATGTTTTAACTTGAATTATCATTTTTCATGAAGTATGGAGATTAATGAAATAGCCAAATCTTAACTGAAGAAACATAATTAATGTCATGTAACAGAAACGGAGTCTGGTTTAGGAAGCAAATCGAAGCCATGCACGAAGTTTTTCAGGTTCTAATCTTCACTTgcataacataaatattttaaatgccCATTTTACTCCATTTTTATACACTTAAGcggtattttatttataatttgaggtaaatattaatgttttgaagACTAATGAATTGGACGTTTAAGCTGTGATACAGGTTCATGTGCTCTAATCAAGTTAACCAGTATATTTGAACGGTTTAATTTGGCGACACAATGGAGTACACATGAATTATATGCCAAATCTTTCTTCAATTTGATCATACtcttaacataatattattcaATCATTAGTATATCATTTGCTTATGACGGTTATAAACATGTCCAAATTGTGGGTAAATTTTCATCCTTGTCATTTTATTCTGAATCTTAAGCTAGAATGAATGCTAGTAATTTGGTTTTTCAGTCTTACGGATATGCTTTCAACCTACCATAGTAAAAGAACAGAATTAATATGGATGTTATGAGATAATTGATTTTAACTCGATTTCTACAAGTTACAACCCACTAGAAGTTTAAGATGGGGAGTATTAATTTGAATGGACAGCTAAACTCTAATTTGCTAAAAGATTCTAATTTCATTTCCGAGCTTTGACAAATCAAAAATCTAGTGTAGAAGATGATTTATTGGAATGTTTGTTTGTGGTGTATTCCTAATCTTTTTAAGACATTATGGTGGAGAAGGTTCTTTTCTGCTACCCTACGAGTTGGAAATACTTCTACTTGACAGGATTTGTTTGCCATTATGCTCTATTATTTTATCGGAAGAGTACACCTAGTAGGCTATTTGGATTGTGCTTCTAAGTTTTAATGCTATCCTTTGCATGCTTCCTGTTTTGAATGCTCAATTTAAGCATAGCTTCCGTAAAATGGCAAAAGGTCTGGTGATGACTCTGtccattttttttagtgtttcaTTTGTTTACTGCTACCTTCAATTAGTGCTTGCATTGCTATATTATTTGCAATTTAGAGTGAAGTTCTACTCTTGCTGTTTTCATTTGCATGCAGTTGTACATGTTATTCACAAGGACCTTTGTTTTTTAAGACATCTATATTTACATTTAGTTCTTCGACAGTTGATTGTGTGGCAATTTTCTTGATAGACTAGGTGCTTTATTGCCAATCTCCTATTTGAATTGACTTAAAGTATGCACAACTTTCAGTGTCCATCATTTTTAATAGACTACCATGGTGTTAAACTCTTACTAGCTTGTATTCTGGTGCATTCTTTTGGATGTTTCAAATTACTGATTTGCTAGCTTTCCATGTGAACTTCAGATGGTTCTTTGACCTTTGAACTTCTCCCACTTTTGCGTATCATCTGATGAAATCTATTGTAACTCTTAACCACTTTGCCGGTCAATTTTTGATAATGGGAGTATTAGAGTTGGTATATTCTGGTCTCTTCTGTTGCATGAAAATGGTTTTAGGTCACGCATTGTTTGTTTCTCTTTGTTCTGGCCTGCTTCATGATGCGACTAACTTGGTTACATCCATCATTTCACTTCttgaattctttcttttctatatgTCTTTGCTTGGCGCTTATTGTTGGCTTCTTTTTTTGACATTATTATTCATCTTTTAGCTGCAACTTCATAGGATGATGCTtgcaaaattttgttattttgcaGTTGTATGACTGTAAAATTAGCCATATTTTGCTAGTGCATGAAGAGGCAGTTTGACGAGCATCACCATAAATGTGGACAGAATCACAAGTTCTGGACATAGGGTTTTGTGTTGTCAAATCAATCCTGGATTCCCTTTTTTTCCCCAAGTATTAATGCAGTATATTCAGGGAGAAATAATGTGCTTGGGCAAATTGTCCTGTCAGTTTTTCTATTGTCTGTCTGCATATTTCATCTCCAAGTTCCATAGATTCTTGAGTTATAATTTTGTCATCATTATAAAGCCCCCATCTTAGATTCGTCAATAATCTATTTCTGCTTTATTTGCATTACTTGCCATCTCCCATTTAAGAATGCTGCGAGCTTGTAGTGCCTCTATCATTGTATGATAACTCACAACAAACTTCTTTATGATGCAGTACTTCTGGATGCCCATTCGGTGAGGGCTGCCATTTCCTGCACTATGTTCCTGGTGGTTACAATGCTGTTGCGCAGATGGCGAATCTTGGCAATCCGGCACATGCTCCTCCTAGAAACCTAATGGGACCTCCCGCCATGCCGGATGGTCCTGCTCCTGCTGTGAAAACCAAGCTGTGCAACAAGTACAATACTGCAGAAGGCTGCAAATTCGGTGATAAATGCCATTTCGCCCATGGTGAACGAGAGCTTGGCAGGCCCATCATTCCATCACATGATGACCGGCCGATGCCACCTCCAATGGCAGGTAGAATGGGTGGTGGTCGCTATGAGCCACCCCCACCTGCTGGACTGGCAGCTGCAAGCTTTGGTGCCTCAGCAACGGCAAAGATCAGCGTGGATGCATCCTTGGCTGGTGCCATTATCGGGAAAGGTGGTGTGAACACCAAGCAGATTTGCCGCACTACAGGTGCCAAGCTATCCATCCGGGAGCACGAGACAGATCCTAACTTAAGGAACATTGAACTCGAGGGCACCTTTGATCAGATCAAGCAGGCCAGTACATTAGTCCGTGAACTGATAGTTAACATCAGTGCAACCTTTCCTATGGCAGCAAAGGTGGCGGCTGGCATGGCAGccagtggtggtggtggtggtggtggtggtggaggtgggGGTGGTGGGGGCGGCCCAGGGAGCAATTACAAGACGAAACTCTGTGAGAATTTCAGCAAAGGATCATGTACCTTTGGAGATCGATGCCACTTTGCACATGGAGCAAGTGAACTACGCAAATCTGGAGCCTGATGTCCATTCTGCTTCATCAATCTTGAGCTCTGGTTTAACCTTTTTTGCCCCTCCATGCCATGTGATGTATACATCATGTGTCTTCCTTTGTACCTGTTGTTTTTCTCTGCTTTAAGTTAGTGATGACATTCTGGACTGGTAGTGCTCTTTCGGTTAGTCTTCTGTTACATAATTCCAATCTTGGTAAGACGTCATTTGCTACATTTCATCTATTAGATTTGTTGCTAATGTTTTGTATTAAGgaaaccttttcttttcttttaaaaaattcaaaaatatttcatcATTTCATTTAGTGGTGGCAGTTTTTTCTGGACAGGCCTCATTGAATTCATGCATCTATGGATTTgtccaaaacaaacaaaaccttTATatctttgagaaaaaaaaaatattaactattGTATAAAAATGGGTAGACGTGCTATGtatttatgaatataattttttttatgaacatGTTGGATGTGgcttttttaatattataaaaaaatatttactaaattatacatgtttgggattatttataaaaatacgcACACGTTGGgggaaaatagaaaaaaactttccctgttttcaaatttttttaatttttttaaatataaaaaaactggAGAGTttctctaattaaaaaaatttttgaaaaaaacaggGAGAAATTCCactgtttttcttgattttataattttttttaataaaaataaaaaaacaggaAATTAACtcctattttcttatttttttaatttaaaaaaaaaaactcaacggTTGCATGCACCTGCCcgttaagttttaaaaatattctttttatataattaattttttaaataaaaaaataattattgatatatatatatattaatattttattcttttaaaaaaaactacgaatcttgaaaaatattagaaataaatcgGCCAAAGTTGTACCGGtaattaattagtacaaaataggaTGGTCAAATCTACAACGGTAagtacttagtacaaagtaggatgaTCAAACCTACACcgtcagtaattagcacaaagtaagACGGTCAAACTTGCACCGGTTAATAATTACCACAAAGTAAAACGATGAAAAGTGCACcgtcagtacttagcacaaagtaggtcggtcaaatctgcaccggtcagtaattagtacaaagtaggtcggtcaaacctgcaccgatcAGTAATTGGTACAAAGTAGTTTGATCAAACTTGTattggtaattaattaggacaaagtaggacggtcaaacctgcattagttagtaattagcacaaagtaagTCGGTCAAACCTGCGCCAGTTAGTAATTAGTTCAAAGTAggttggtcaaacctgcaccgatcagtaattagcacaaagtagggcAGTTAAACTTTCATCTGTCAGTAATAAGTACAAAGTATGTCAGTCAAaactgcaccggtcagtaattaacACAAAGTAAGACGGTCAAATCTGCACTtgtcagtacttagcacaaagtaagtcggtcaaacctgcaccggttagtaattagtacaaagtaagTCAATCAAACCTCCATCGATCAGTAATTAGGACAAGTCAAACTTGCATCGGTAATTAATTAGAACAAAGTAGGATGACCATACCTACACtggtcagtaattagcacaaagtaggccGGTTAAAGTTGCACCAGTcagtgattagcacaaagtacaccggtcaaacctgcaccactcagtgattagcacaaagtaagACAATGAAACCTGCACGAGTCaatacttagcacaaagtaggtcggtcaaacctgcaccagttAGTAATTcagacggtcaaacctgcaatgttcataaatgaaattttcaaaattcgagctctttatataaaccaacattaGTAGCCCATTTTTACTCTTGCACACTATTTACTCTTTCAACTTACTCACccatacttcttcttcttgtcttcaacaATGGCAGAGGCTTCACTTGTATTGGTTTACTACAATGGTTCAATCACTGCCAGTGAAGACACAATTATCTTTTCGTCGGAGGatcattcatatttttatgtcaAAGACGACATCTCTTACGAAACTTTAAAGAGATCGATTGAAGAAAGCATTGAGACTATTGACAACCAAGGAGTTTCATATATCAAATACCGGCTCCCAATTTCTTCAGGATCTGGTAAGATTTGCTATCGGTCATTCAAATTGCGTAATGACCGAGATGTTCGGATGATGTTCGACTGCCACAAAAGAAATCCAGATATTGGCATTATTGAATTGTACGTGGAGTTGAGCGCTGCAACTTTTGAGGGTGCTCCTTCCCAATAACAAACCGCCCCAGATGACCAAGTTCAACGCAATATGAGACGGGAGAGGATTTCATCACCATGCCAAGTTAATGATCCACCACCCAATATGTATTTTACTAATTCAAAACATCTACAAGGCATAACAAGTTCTTTTCATGATACTCATGAAACCGAATTCGGTCAGTATGGGCGATCCAGTGGAGACGATGAGAATAACGATGGTGACAGCTTTGGGGAAGACACTGAAGCAAGTGTTGATGACATTCAGTTAGAAGAATGCAATCTCAAAGACGTTCCAATGCCCGACCATAATTTCACGATGGCACCAATGGAGCCTCCAGCACATATGCGGacccttgatttggaagcaatgtcTGCAGAAGAATTCCCAAAGTATCCTTTATTGTATGCCGATACATTAAGCGGAGCAACGACAAATGGAGATCTGTATGTAGGTATGAGGTTTCAAAGCAAAGATGATGCTGTGACCGCAATTAAGCATTACTGCTTATTTAAATCTATTGAATACAAAGTTATTGAGTTCGATCCAGCTCGATACTCCGGTATATGCAAGTCATATGGCGATGGATGAAATTGGAGGGTTCTCACATTCTACAGCAAGCGGAGATAGCTTTGGGAAATTACAAAGTACACTGGGCCTCATACGTGTTTAGCAGCAATGATCTCGCAGGATCATTCGAAGCtggattcaaacatgatttatCGCTAAATACAAGCACTAGTCCAATAGCAGCCAAGCATCAATGTATCGGTTTTAATAGCGGAGATCAAGAATCAATACAGACACACACCGACATATAGGAAAGTATGGACAGCTAAGCAAAAAGCGGTTGAAGCAGCATTTGG includes the following:
- the LOC120267426 gene encoding zinc finger CCCH domain-containing protein 14-like isoform X2, yielding MANLGNPAHAPPRNLMGPPAMPDGPAPAVKTKLCNKYNTAEGCKFGDKCHFAHGERELGRPIIPSHDDRPMPPPMAGRMGGGRYEPPPPAGLAAASFGASATAKISVDASLAGAIIGKGGVNTKQICRTTGAKLSIREHETDPNLRNIELEGTFDQIKQASTLVRELIVNISATFPMAAKVAAGMAASGGGGGGGGGGGGGGGGPGSNYKTKLCENFSKGSCTFGDRCHFAHGASELRKSGA
- the LOC120267426 gene encoding zinc finger CCCH domain-containing protein 14-like isoform X1 → MDSGAAARKRGRPDAALNGNGGAKRPKETESGLGSKSKPCTKFFSTSGCPFGEGCHFLHYVPGGYNAVAQMANLGNPAHAPPRNLMGPPAMPDGPAPAVKTKLCNKYNTAEGCKFGDKCHFAHGERELGRPIIPSHDDRPMPPPMAGRMGGGRYEPPPPAGLAAASFGASATAKISVDASLAGAIIGKGGVNTKQICRTTGAKLSIREHETDPNLRNIELEGTFDQIKQASTLVRELIVNISATFPMAAKVAAGMAASGGGGGGGGGGGGGGGGPGSNYKTKLCENFSKGSCTFGDRCHFAHGASELRKSGA